A genomic window from Nicotiana sylvestris chromosome 11, ASM39365v2, whole genome shotgun sequence includes:
- the LOC138881581 gene encoding uncharacterized protein, protein MDDEQMVQEEESPDNVVQTNDEVRIEIDDNVEETQKEVNPSRDHIVDILEPLVQKAKAPMPWPPPPYPQRLAKQNGENKFKNFIDMIKSLSINLPLVEALEQMLGYAKFMKDLVTKKQSINFETIKMTHQVSTIVHSMDPKLEDPGAFTISCTIESAEFAKALCDLGESINLMPYSLFKTLGIGKPRPTSMRL, encoded by the coding sequence ATGGATGATGAGCAAATGGTACAAGAAGAAGAGAGCCCGGATAATGTGGTGCAAACAAATGATGAAGTGCGGATTGAGATTGATGACAATGTGGAGGAGACTCAAAAggaagtgaacccgtctagggatcaCATTGTTGACATACTAGAACCGTTAGtgcaaaaggctaaggcaccaatgccttggcctcctcctccatatcctcaaaggcttgccaagCAAAATGGTGAGAATAAATTCAAAAATTTCATTGACATGATAAAGAGTCTATCCATCAATTTGCCATTGGTTGAAGCCTTGGAGCAAATGCTCGGTTATGCAAAGTTTATGAAGGATTTGGTGACAAAGAAGCAGTCGATAAAttttgaaactataaagatgactcatcaagtgagtacaattgtgcattcaatggatcctaaattggaagatcccggtgctttcacgaTTTCTTGTACAATTGAAAGTGCCGAGTTTGCaaaagctctttgtgatcttggggaaagtatcaatttgatgccctattcgcttttcaagactttgggaattgggaaaccaagacccacatctatgAGATTATAA